A genomic window from Methanobrevibacter sp. includes:
- a CDS encoding acyltransferase family protein, producing the protein MSISPNRIMYLDEVRSLAIILVVIGHVSRLFSYDFYSWLFCSGVFSLTRIGVPLFFTVSGSLLLTRKYEVKKFLEKRFKRVFLPFLFWIIVYIIVGILVWHYTPTLTYFMDTAFGVQDYSRPFWFIWSLIGVYLLIPVVGSFIREEGMKGAEYLILITIILSILYTIGFFDYPQMKYNFRVIFNFFPVLGYFIMGSYIHNRKFNISDKKMFAIGCLLFIIGIIGHFTKIYLKGLGGYALTPIDFFDIFVILETIGLFIAFKYASVEWIREGAKMIRERKLGEVIVLFSSCSFGIYFSHYILMQLIMYKGFLAPIVNTNAYFWLPASSIIIIGLSWLLIFTMSKIPLLKVGSGRK; encoded by the coding sequence ATGAGTATTAGTCCCAATCGCATAATGTATCTTGATGAAGTCCGTTCACTTGCTATAATCTTAGTGGTTATTGGACATGTATCCAGACTGTTCTCATACGATTTTTACAGTTGGCTCTTTTGCAGTGGAGTGTTCTCACTTACACGTATAGGGGTTCCCCTCTTCTTTACAGTAAGCGGTTCCCTTCTTCTTACAAGAAAGTATGAAGTCAAGAAGTTTTTGGAAAAAAGATTCAAGCGTGTGTTCCTGCCATTCCTATTCTGGATTATCGTGTACATTATCGTAGGGATACTTGTCTGGCATTATACACCTACACTGACTTATTTTATGGATACTGCCTTTGGTGTGCAGGACTATTCAAGGCCTTTCTGGTTTATATGGTCATTGATTGGAGTCTATCTTCTCATTCCAGTTGTAGGCAGCTTCATTCGTGAAGAGGGAATGAAAGGAGCCGAATATCTAATACTCATAACAATAATTCTTTCAATACTTTATACAATCGGCTTTTTCGATTATCCTCAAATGAAATACAACTTCAGAGTCATCTTCAATTTCTTCCCAGTTCTTGGATACTTCATTATGGGATCCTATATCCACAACAGGAAATTCAATATTTCAGACAAGAAGATGTTTGCAATCGGATGCCTGCTATTCATAATCGGAATAATCGGACACTTTACAAAAATATATCTGAAGGGACTTGGTGGATATGCCTTGACTCCAATAGATTTCTTTGACATCTTTGTAATCCTTGAAACCATAGGGCTCTTCATAGCATTCAAGTATGCAAGCGTTGAATGGATTAGGGAAGGCGCAAAAATGATTAGGGAAAGAAAATTAGGAGAGGTTATTGTCTTGTTCTCCTCATGCAGTTTTGGAATCTACTTCTCACATTATATCCTCATGCAACTCATCATGTATAAGGGATTTTTGGCACCAATCGTAAACACAAATGCATATTTCTGGCTGCCTGCAAGTTCAATCATAATAATAGGATTAAGCTGGCTATTGATTTTTACAATGAGTAAGATTCCTCTTCTTAAAGTTGGAAGCGGAAGAAAATAA